The following proteins come from a genomic window of Vallitaleaceae bacterium 9-2:
- the pflB gene encoding formate C-acetyltransferase, translating into MKQDAWQGFQVGHWSETIHVQDFIHLNYRLYEEEPIFLCGPTARTKKVYAQYEALRQQELDQGGVLDIDTETVSSLLTFSPGYVDKKNECIVGLQTDEPLKRGVNPFGGIRMARSACEAYGYKLSDKVEQEFAYKTTHNDGVFRVYNEEMRQVRRAGIITGLPDAYGRGRIIGDYRRIALYGVNFLVQDKQKDKDRISELQMTEERIRLLEELHRQIDFLDKLKAMARMYGDDISAPAKNAREAIQWTYYGYLAAVKEQNGAAMSLGRVSNFFDIYIERDICQGVLDESHAQELIDDFVMKLRMVRQLRTPEYNELFAGDPNWITEVVGGLTEGGRPLVTKTSYRMLQTLYNLNPAPEPNLTVLWSDKLPKAFKEFCAKISIDTDAIQYENDDLMRPIYGDDYGIACCVSAMKIGKQMQYFGARCNLPKVLLLALNGGREELHGYQIGPQMQPIATEFLDYEQVMERFEIYQKWLAKLYVNIMNIIHRMHDKYAYEKTQMALHDTYVQRFMAFGMAGLSVMADSLSAIKYAKVRPITDAQGWIVDFDVQGDFPKFGNNDDRVDKIAVKLTEDFINELRQHETYREAIHTLSILTITSNVVYGKKTGATPDGRRLGEPFAPGANPMHGRDTKGALASLGSVAKIPYDACRDGISCTFSIHPQALGKKVENKTKNLVAILDGYFSQKAHHLNVNVLNPDTLKDAMNHPDKYPNLTVRVSGYAVNFNRLNKEQQLEVIARTYHNHI; encoded by the coding sequence ATGAAGCAAGATGCATGGCAAGGGTTTCAAGTAGGTCATTGGAGTGAGACCATTCATGTACAAGATTTTATTCATCTTAATTATAGGCTGTATGAAGAAGAACCTATATTTTTATGCGGACCGACAGCAAGAACAAAAAAAGTCTATGCCCAGTATGAAGCACTTCGACAGCAAGAACTAGATCAAGGTGGGGTTTTGGATATTGACACAGAGACGGTTTCCTCGCTTTTAACTTTTTCACCAGGATATGTGGATAAGAAAAACGAGTGTATTGTAGGCTTGCAAACAGATGAACCGCTTAAGCGTGGTGTTAATCCGTTTGGTGGAATTCGCATGGCAAGAAGTGCATGTGAAGCGTATGGATATAAACTCAGTGACAAGGTTGAACAAGAGTTTGCCTATAAAACGACACATAATGATGGCGTTTTTCGAGTATATAATGAAGAGATGCGACAGGTGCGCCGAGCTGGCATTATTACTGGTTTGCCGGATGCCTACGGACGAGGACGCATTATTGGAGACTATCGTCGTATTGCTTTATATGGTGTTAACTTTCTTGTGCAAGATAAGCAAAAAGATAAAGACCGTATCAGTGAGTTGCAAATGACAGAAGAACGCATTCGTTTGCTTGAAGAACTCCATCGTCAAATCGACTTTTTGGATAAACTCAAAGCTATGGCTAGAATGTATGGTGATGATATTAGCGCACCAGCAAAAAATGCACGTGAAGCAATTCAGTGGACATATTATGGATATCTTGCAGCTGTTAAAGAACAAAATGGAGCGGCGATGAGCCTTGGACGGGTGAGCAATTTTTTTGATATTTATATTGAACGCGATATTTGCCAAGGTGTCCTTGATGAAAGCCATGCACAAGAACTTATCGATGATTTTGTGATGAAGCTTCGGATGGTTAGACAGCTACGAACGCCGGAGTATAATGAATTATTTGCAGGAGACCCTAATTGGATTACAGAAGTTGTTGGCGGACTTACAGAAGGGGGCAGACCCCTTGTAACCAAGACTTCCTATCGTATGTTACAAACTCTATACAATTTAAACCCTGCACCAGAGCCTAATTTGACGGTATTATGGTCCGACAAGTTACCGAAGGCTTTTAAAGAATTTTGTGCAAAGATTTCGATAGATACAGATGCAATACAATATGAAAATGATGACTTGATGCGGCCGATATATGGCGATGACTATGGAATTGCTTGTTGTGTATCAGCTATGAAAATCGGTAAGCAAATGCAATATTTCGGCGCAAGGTGTAATTTGCCAAAGGTATTGCTGCTTGCCCTAAATGGAGGGCGTGAAGAGTTACATGGTTATCAAATCGGACCACAGATGCAACCTATAGCAACAGAATTTCTTGACTATGAGCAAGTAATGGAACGGTTTGAGATTTACCAAAAATGGTTGGCAAAATTATATGTCAATATTATGAATATTATTCATCGAATGCATGATAAGTATGCCTATGAAAAGACACAGATGGCTCTACATGATACTTATGTTCAACGGTTTATGGCTTTTGGAATGGCAGGACTTTCTGTCATGGCAGATTCTTTAAGTGCAATTAAATACGCCAAAGTTCGCCCGATTACAGATGCACAGGGGTGGATTGTAGATTTTGATGTTCAAGGTGATTTTCCAAAGTTTGGTAATAATGATGATCGGGTTGATAAGATTGCTGTGAAACTCACCGAAGATTTTATCAACGAGCTACGTCAACATGAGACATATCGTGAGGCGATTCATACTTTAAGTATATTAACAATCACTTCCAATGTGGTCTATGGAAAAAAAACCGGAGCGACGCCGGATGGACGACGCCTAGGCGAACCTTTTGCACCCGGGGCAAACCCAATGCATGGACGAGACACAAAAGGGGCGCTAGCCTCATTAGGGTCTGTTGCAAAAATTCCTTATGATGCTTGTCGAGACGGAATTTCGTGTACATTTTCCATACACCCTCAAGCTTTAGGAAAAAAGGTAGAGAATAAGACGAAAAATCTTGTGGCTATTCTTGATGGATATTTTAGCCAAAAAGCGCACCACTTAAATGTCAATGTATTAAACCCGGACACGTTAAAAGATGCGATGAATCACCCGGATAAATATCCGAATCTAACAGTACGTGTCTCAGGATATGCGGTGAATTTTAATCGCTTAAACAAGGAACAGCAGTTGGAAGTCATTGCACGTACATATCATAATCATATATAA
- a CDS encoding CoA-disulfide reductase: MKIVVIGGVAAGMSAAAKARREDKDAEIIVYEKGGFVSYGGCGMPYYIGNEHQSYEELIIRTQEQFRDSGIMAHIYHEVIAVDTDEQTLKVHDLKKDEVFTQSYDRLMIATGAHAILPPLEGHQLQNILPLKTLENAIEIKERIMDKTVEEVTVVGGGYIGIEIAENLVELGKKVRIIELQDRILLPFDEEIASHAHNALIEAGVDIKLKEKVVKFKDRNGDGIVDYVETDQGGYTTDFVIMSVGIKPNTEFLQKSKIALADNGAVVVDQQMRTTVSNVYAAGDCAQVYHFQKKKNVYQPLATTANKCGKLVGINITGGQESFAGAIGSAAIKVMDLELARTGLTVDEALELGFVAKSKIIKAHDHPKYYKTQHQIVFKVIYDADTKQILGVQGVGENDVVMRINMFAVAIFAKMTADEYSMIDLCYAPPFSGSWDATHIVANVIK, encoded by the coding sequence ATGAAAATAGTTGTTATAGGCGGAGTTGCAGCTGGTATGAGCGCAGCAGCCAAAGCGCGACGCGAAGATAAAGATGCTGAGATTATTGTATACGAAAAAGGCGGTTTTGTATCCTATGGTGGATGTGGCATGCCTTACTATATAGGTAATGAGCATCAAAGCTATGAAGAGTTAATTATTCGAACCCAAGAGCAATTTAGGGATTCTGGAATTATGGCACATATATATCATGAAGTCATCGCAGTAGATACAGATGAGCAAACCCTTAAAGTGCATGACTTAAAAAAGGACGAAGTATTTACACAATCTTATGATCGCCTAATGATTGCCACAGGCGCGCATGCTATTTTACCTCCACTTGAAGGTCACCAGCTTCAAAATATCTTGCCCCTTAAAACCTTAGAAAATGCCATTGAAATAAAAGAGCGCATTATGGATAAGACGGTTGAAGAAGTGACGGTAGTCGGTGGAGGCTATATCGGTATTGAGATTGCTGAAAACTTGGTTGAACTTGGCAAAAAAGTACGGATTATTGAACTTCAAGATCGGATATTATTACCCTTTGATGAAGAGATAGCATCCCATGCCCATAATGCTTTGATTGAAGCCGGGGTTGATATTAAGCTGAAGGAAAAAGTGGTTAAATTTAAAGACCGTAATGGAGACGGCATCGTTGACTATGTCGAAACCGACCAAGGAGGATACACAACGGATTTTGTTATTATGTCAGTGGGTATCAAACCGAATACGGAGTTTTTACAAAAGTCAAAGATTGCTTTGGCAGATAATGGTGCGGTTGTTGTTGACCAGCAGATGCGAACAACGGTAAGTAATGTCTATGCGGCAGGAGACTGTGCACAAGTATATCATTTCCAAAAGAAAAAAAATGTTTATCAACCTCTAGCGACTACCGCTAATAAGTGCGGCAAACTGGTTGGAATCAATATTACCGGAGGTCAAGAGAGTTTTGCGGGAGCAATTGGCTCGGCGGCAATTAAGGTCATGGACTTAGAACTAGCACGTACAGGTTTAACTGTAGATGAGGCACTCGAACTTGGATTTGTGGCAAAGAGTAAGATAATTAAAGCACATGACCACCCTAAATATTATAAAACCCAGCATCAGATTGTCTTTAAAGTGATCTATGATGCAGATACGAAGCAAATTCTAGGCGTTCAAGGTGTAGGAGAAAATGATGTTGTCATGCGGATCAATATGTTTGCAGTAGCTATTTTTGCCAAAATGACAGCGGATGAGTATAGTATGATTGACTTATGTTATGCGCCGCCATTTTCCGGTTCATGGGACGCAACACATATTGTGGCTAATGTTATCAAATAA
- a CDS encoding insulinase family protein, protein MSYTLLKQEKLNDLQGVGYLYQHNKTKAKICFISTEDDNKTFSIAFRTPPKDSTGVAHIIEHSVLCGSKKYPVKDPFIELAKGSLNTFLNAMTFSDKTMYPVASVNEKDFHNLMDVYLDAVFYPNIYTEKKTFDQEGWHYELDDVNGHVEYKGVVYNEMKGVFSSPEQTLLRSIQAELFSEHVYGVESGGDPMDIPNLTYEDFLEFHRNYYHPSNSYIYYYGDMDVEQELERLDSMYLSNFEYRQVDSAIELMQRYAAPKKVEGDYPIAEDEPMDKRTYLSYNVLLDESKYVVESMAMDILEYLLVDAPAAPIKEALLDAGIGEDVFSSYDDSKREGNFSIIAKNSDANQQDNFVNVIETTLARIVKDGFDQDKLQAAINKFEFRVKEADFGQYPTGVIYAIKTLETWLYDEDPFVHYYYDDLFDTLKQKADEGLFEQLIERYFLNNPHKVYLTLKPNKAFNAAKEDVIRKQLETYEQSLSEQERQALYEYTQELIRFQDAPDTQEDLDKLPQLTLEDIPRDKKEFTYTTDMLDDTKVLFREAQSKDIVYVKAAFDVSHVSEEQLAILSMLTKFLVQLSTEKNHYGLLSDKINKNTGGIHIKLSVYDHKDSVKYYSPMLEVVGKSFVDQLGQMYGLFHEIITQTRFDEVKRMRELLNEIKSRLQMSLKSRGHSSATLRAQSYMSASGSYKEHIQGISFYDEVCDWQSRSDEDLKELGILMQRILESIITNDGLTLAITASGEYRNTIFNHTNEFVFSLPNKKRTMEKAVVELSTPINEGIKTISDVQYVAMVGNFKQHGFDYQGSLKVLNTIISLNYLWNQVRIKGGAYGAFSGVSRNGMLTFSSYRDPNLGKTMDVYQGVAEFIETLDLSEKELTKYIIGTMSNFDRPLTPTMENDKMMSMYFSEITHDDVLNNRHEILDTTLETLKSYREMYQKIFVKPMCCVLGNEGKIEAEKERFEAVRTLL, encoded by the coding sequence ATGAGTTATACCTTATTAAAACAAGAGAAACTAAATGATTTACAAGGTGTTGGATACCTTTATCAACATAACAAGACCAAAGCAAAGATTTGCTTTATTTCCACAGAAGATGATAATAAAACATTCTCTATTGCATTTAGAACGCCACCCAAGGACAGTACAGGGGTAGCCCATATTATAGAACACTCTGTATTATGTGGTTCAAAAAAATACCCGGTAAAAGATCCGTTTATTGAACTGGCCAAGGGGTCGTTAAATACTTTTTTAAATGCAATGACTTTTTCAGATAAGACCATGTATCCGGTAGCCAGTGTCAATGAAAAAGATTTTCACAACCTGATGGATGTATATTTGGATGCAGTTTTTTATCCAAATATATATACGGAAAAAAAGACTTTCGATCAAGAAGGGTGGCACTATGAACTTGACGATGTCAATGGGCATGTAGAATATAAAGGGGTTGTATATAATGAGATGAAAGGCGTCTTTTCATCACCGGAACAAACCTTATTACGTTCAATTCAAGCAGAGCTTTTTTCAGAGCATGTCTATGGCGTTGAATCGGGTGGAGATCCTATGGATATACCCAACTTAACCTATGAGGATTTTTTGGAATTTCACCGAAACTATTATCACCCGTCAAACAGTTATATCTATTATTACGGAGATATGGATGTGGAACAAGAGCTTGAACGCCTTGATAGCATGTACCTATCAAATTTTGAGTATCGTCAGGTAGATTCAGCGATAGAGTTGATGCAACGTTATGCTGCGCCTAAAAAAGTTGAGGGCGACTATCCGATTGCTGAAGACGAACCCATGGATAAACGTACATATTTAAGTTATAATGTGTTGCTTGATGAATCCAAGTATGTTGTTGAGAGTATGGCTATGGATATTTTAGAATATCTATTGGTGGATGCACCTGCAGCTCCGATTAAGGAAGCTTTATTGGATGCAGGGATTGGTGAAGATGTATTTTCAAGCTATGATGATAGTAAACGTGAAGGCAACTTCTCCATTATTGCAAAAAATAGTGATGCGAACCAGCAAGATAATTTTGTTAATGTGATAGAGACGACTTTGGCCCGTATTGTAAAGGATGGATTTGATCAAGATAAGCTACAGGCAGCGATTAACAAATTTGAGTTTCGTGTCAAAGAGGCTGATTTTGGGCAATATCCTACAGGGGTTATCTATGCCATCAAGACCTTAGAGACATGGTTATATGATGAAGACCCATTTGTTCACTATTACTATGATGATTTGTTTGATACTTTGAAGCAAAAAGCAGATGAAGGCTTGTTTGAACAGCTTATTGAACGATACTTTTTAAATAATCCCCATAAAGTATACTTGACATTAAAACCAAATAAAGCTTTTAATGCGGCCAAGGAAGACGTGATTCGTAAACAATTGGAAACATATGAACAAAGCTTGTCAGAACAAGAGCGTCAAGCATTATATGAATATACACAGGAACTTATTCGTTTTCAAGATGCACCAGATACCCAAGAAGACTTAGATAAGCTTCCACAGCTAACGCTTGAAGATATTCCAAGGGACAAAAAGGAATTTACTTATACGACAGATATGCTTGATGACACAAAAGTGCTTTTTAGAGAGGCACAAAGTAAAGATATTGTCTATGTTAAAGCTGCCTTTGATGTCTCCCATGTTAGTGAAGAACAGCTTGCTATATTAAGTATGTTGACAAAGTTCCTTGTACAATTAAGTACAGAAAAAAATCATTATGGACTACTATCGGACAAAATCAACAAAAACACAGGCGGTATCCATATTAAACTTTCTGTATATGATCATAAAGATTCGGTTAAATACTATTCGCCTATGTTAGAAGTTGTTGGAAAAAGTTTTGTTGACCAATTAGGACAGATGTATGGATTGTTCCATGAAATTATTACGCAGACACGTTTTGATGAAGTAAAGCGTATGCGTGAATTGTTAAATGAAATCAAGTCACGTCTTCAGATGAGCTTAAAATCAAGGGGGCATAGCAGTGCTACACTTCGGGCTCAAAGTTATATGAGTGCCAGCGGTAGTTATAAAGAACATATTCAAGGTATAAGCTTTTATGATGAAGTGTGTGACTGGCAATCACGTTCGGATGAGGATTTGAAAGAGCTTGGAATCCTCATGCAAAGAATCCTAGAAAGTATTATAACAAATGATGGCTTAACACTTGCCATTACAGCAAGCGGCGAATATCGCAATACGATTTTTAACCATACCAATGAATTTGTATTTTCTCTACCAAACAAAAAGCGAACGATGGAAAAAGCAGTGGTTGAGCTTTCCACTCCAATAAATGAAGGGATAAAAACAATTTCGGATGTACAATATGTAGCGATGGTAGGCAATTTTAAGCAACATGGCTTTGACTATCAAGGTTCACTTAAAGTTTTAAATACAATCATTAGTCTAAATTACTTATGGAATCAAGTGCGTATCAAAGGCGGAGCATATGGTGCCTTTTCGGGGGTGAGTCGTAACGGAATGTTGACATTTTCTTCTTACCGAGATCCAAATTTAGGCAAAACCATGGATGTCTATCAAGGTGTGGCAGAATTTATTGAAACACTTGATTTAAGTGAAAAAGAGTTAACAAAATATATCATTGGGACCATGAGTAATTTTGATCGTCCATTAACGCCAACGATGGAAAATGATAAGATGATGTCCATGTACTTTTCAGAGATTACCCATGACGATGTGTTGAATAATCGACATGAAATTTTAGATACAACATTAGAGACACTTAAAAGTTATCGTGAAATGTACCAAAAGATTTTTGTTAAGCCAATGTGCTGTGTTCTAGGTAATGAAGGCAAAATTGAAGCAGAAAAAGAACGGTTTGAAGCAGTGCGAACACTTTTGTAA
- the purH gene encoding bifunctional phosphoribosylaminoimidazolecarboxamide formyltransferase/IMP cyclohydrolase, which translates to MRALISVSDKTGIVEFAKRLSELGVEIISTGGTKTKLQEAGLDVIGISDVTGFPECLDGRVKTLDPHIHAGILAMRSNTEHMKQIQELGVTPIDLVVVNLYPFKQTILKEGVQLEEAIENIDIGGPTMLRSAAKNYQDVSVIIDPADYEVVLEELKTNKKVSVDTNFYLSSKVFEHTCAYDTMIANYMRKQRGAKELPEQMTMTFEKVQDMRYGENPHQKAAFYKEIGNTKGFLTNAVQLHGKALSFNNINDTNGALELSKEYDEPTVVACKHANPCGVGSADTIYDAYMKAYTSDPKSIFGGIIVANREIDVKTAEEINKIFIEIVVAPSYSQEALEVLKQKKNIRLLELKDIDKKQPETAYDLKKVSGGLLVQTIDAKLFGEELTIVTKRQPSQEEMEDLKFTWKIVKYAKSNGIAIGKEKQSIGVGPGQVNRIWAADQAIDHAIEALGEEALQGAALASDAFFPFSDVVESAAKAGITCIIQPGGSMRDQESIDACDKYGIAMVFTGMRHFRH; encoded by the coding sequence ATGCGCGCATTAATCAGTGTATCAGACAAAACAGGTATTGTAGAATTTGCCAAACGATTATCAGAACTTGGAGTAGAAATTATCTCAACAGGAGGGACAAAGACAAAGCTTCAAGAAGCTGGTCTTGATGTTATAGGCATTAGTGATGTGACAGGTTTTCCGGAGTGTCTAGATGGACGTGTCAAAACATTGGATCCACACATTCACGCAGGAATTCTTGCTATGCGAAGTAATACAGAGCATATGAAGCAGATTCAAGAGCTTGGAGTGACACCTATTGATTTAGTTGTCGTAAATCTATATCCTTTTAAACAAACCATCTTAAAAGAAGGAGTTCAGTTGGAAGAAGCTATTGAAAACATTGATATCGGTGGACCGACAATGTTACGTTCGGCAGCTAAAAACTATCAAGACGTATCTGTTATCATTGATCCGGCGGACTATGAAGTTGTTCTTGAAGAGTTAAAAACAAATAAAAAAGTTTCGGTAGATACAAATTTTTACCTAAGTAGCAAAGTGTTCGAACACACTTGTGCATATGACACAATGATTGCTAACTATATGCGTAAGCAACGCGGAGCCAAAGAACTACCGGAACAAATGACAATGACTTTTGAGAAAGTTCAGGATATGCGTTATGGTGAAAATCCACATCAAAAAGCTGCGTTTTACAAGGAAATCGGTAATACAAAAGGGTTCTTGACCAATGCAGTTCAACTTCATGGAAAAGCATTGAGTTTTAATAATATCAATGATACCAACGGTGCTCTTGAATTATCTAAAGAGTATGATGAACCCACAGTTGTAGCATGTAAGCATGCAAACCCATGTGGTGTGGGAAGTGCAGATACTATTTATGATGCCTATATGAAGGCGTATACTTCCGATCCAAAATCTATTTTTGGAGGCATCATTGTTGCAAACCGAGAGATAGATGTGAAGACAGCAGAAGAAATCAATAAAATCTTTATCGAAATTGTAGTGGCGCCTAGTTATTCGCAAGAAGCGCTTGAAGTTCTTAAACAAAAGAAAAATATTCGTTTGTTAGAATTAAAAGATATTGATAAAAAACAACCAGAGACAGCTTATGATTTGAAGAAAGTCAGTGGTGGATTGTTAGTTCAAACCATTGATGCCAAACTTTTTGGTGAAGAGCTTACAATTGTCACTAAGCGACAACCAAGTCAAGAGGAAATGGAAGACTTGAAGTTTACGTGGAAGATTGTTAAGTATGCTAAGTCGAATGGTATTGCCATAGGCAAAGAAAAACAATCAATTGGTGTAGGTCCTGGACAAGTAAATCGTATTTGGGCGGCAGACCAGGCGATTGACCATGCGATAGAAGCCCTTGGGGAAGAAGCTTTACAAGGGGCAGCATTAGCTTCAGATGCATTTTTCCCATTTTCAGATGTTGTAGAATCAGCAGCAAAGGCGGGAATCACTTGTATTATTCAACCGGGAGGATCCATGCGTGATCAAGAATCTATTGATGCATGTGATAAGTATGGTATTGCAATGGTCTTTACGGGAATGCGCCATTTTAGACATTAG
- a CDS encoding GAF domain-containing protein produces the protein MFDISSIKNENQKSFYEALYNFVEGILHEEKDPIANLANVASLLYNTLDNVNWAGFYLLKEEELVLGPFQGKPACIRIKLGEGVCGKAVSEKSTQRVMNVHEFPGHIACDGDTNSEIVIPLYHEQRIIAVLDIDSLILNRFNATDQEELEKIARYVSDGCNWEVIK, from the coding sequence ATGTTTGACATTTCATCCATAAAAAATGAAAATCAAAAAAGTTTCTATGAAGCGCTATACAATTTTGTTGAAGGGATACTTCATGAAGAAAAAGATCCCATTGCTAATCTTGCCAATGTAGCCAGCTTACTATACAACACATTGGATAACGTGAATTGGGCTGGGTTTTATCTTTTAAAAGAAGAGGAATTGGTCCTTGGACCCTTTCAGGGAAAGCCTGCATGTATTCGTATCAAATTAGGCGAAGGTGTTTGTGGTAAAGCAGTTTCGGAGAAATCAACGCAACGCGTTATGAATGTACATGAGTTTCCGGGACATATTGCATGTGATGGAGATACCAATTCTGAAATCGTCATTCCACTCTATCACGAACAAAGAATTATCGCGGTCCTAGATATAGATAGCCTCATACTTAACCGATTTAATGCAACTGATCAAGAAGAACTTGAAAAAATAGCCCGTTACGTAAGTGATGGATGCAATTGGGAGGTCATCAAATGA
- a CDS encoding rubredoxin — MKKYVCTVCGYIYDPEAGDPDNGVEPGTSFDDVPEDWVCPLCGVGKEDFEEA, encoded by the coding sequence ATGAAAAAATATGTATGTACAGTATGTGGTTATATTTATGATCCTGAAGCAGGTGATCCAGATAACGGAGTAGAGCCTGGAACTTCTTTTGATGATGTACCTGAGGATTGGGTATGTCCATTATGTGGAGTTGGTAAAGAGGATTTTGAAGAAGCGTAA
- a CDS encoding Fur family transcriptional regulator has product MTVTEITDFLNAHHIKPSYQRIKVYECLVNQGNHMTVESIYRELITTIPTLSKTTIYNTLKIFEEHHIINVINLSGTEMRYDLILKEHGHFQCSICEEIVDFEIQEPRAQIEEINGFKIEERHVFLKGICKDCLEKM; this is encoded by the coding sequence ATGACTGTGACAGAAATTACAGATTTTTTAAATGCACATCATATTAAACCATCCTATCAACGAATTAAAGTCTACGAATGTTTAGTTAATCAAGGCAATCATATGACAGTTGAGAGTATATATCGTGAACTTATTACGACAATACCAACACTTTCAAAGACGACGATTTATAACACGTTAAAAATCTTTGAAGAACATCATATCATTAATGTGATTAATTTAAGTGGGACAGAGATGCGTTATGACTTGATACTCAAAGAGCATGGTCACTTTCAATGTAGTATATGTGAAGAGATTGTTGACTTTGAGATTCAGGAACCACGCGCACAGATTGAAGAGATAAATGGTTTTAAAATTGAAGAAAGACATGTATTTCTAAAAGGGATTTGTAAAGACTGTTTAGAAAAAATGTAA
- a CDS encoding NCS2 family permease, with the protein MFQLKEHNTNVRTEILAGFTTFMTMAYILIVNPNILSAIGGEVTFNAVFVATALAAFVGTTAMALLANYPFALAPGMGLNAFFAFTVVLAGRLTWQQALTAILIEGIIFIILTFVNVREALFNAIPMTLKYAVSAGIGLFIAFIGFQNAGIVVANDATLVAITEDITQAPVVLALLGVIITAVLVVKKVKGSILYGIIITWVLAIVAEGIGWYVPDMENTFSVIPSAIAAPIETSGLLLFRFDFAALANLDFWVIMLSFLFVDLFDTLGTLIGVSSKAGFLDKEGKLPKAKQALLADAIGTTFGAMIGTSTTTTYVESAAGVADGGRTGLTALTTAILFLLALPFAPLFAAIPSFATAPALIIVGFYMMESVMKINFADPTKGIPAFLTVIVMPIMYSISEGIAFGVISYTVVNVFSKNRKDVHPLMYVLTILFVLKFIFF; encoded by the coding sequence ATGTTTCAACTCAAAGAACACAACACAAATGTTAGAACTGAAATTCTAGCAGGATTTACTACTTTTATGACAATGGCGTATATACTAATTGTCAACCCGAACATCTTAAGTGCAATCGGAGGCGAAGTAACATTTAATGCAGTCTTTGTTGCAACAGCTTTAGCGGCTTTTGTCGGAACGACAGCGATGGCCTTACTTGCGAACTATCCGTTTGCATTGGCTCCTGGGATGGGGTTAAATGCTTTTTTTGCGTTTACAGTTGTTTTAGCTGGCAGATTAACATGGCAACAAGCATTAACGGCTATTTTAATCGAAGGTATTATCTTTATTATATTAACATTTGTTAATGTGCGTGAAGCATTATTTAATGCAATTCCTATGACATTAAAATACGCAGTAAGTGCCGGTATCGGTTTATTTATTGCATTTATCGGTTTTCAAAATGCAGGTATTGTTGTTGCAAATGATGCAACACTTGTTGCGATAACAGAAGACATTACCCAAGCACCTGTTGTTCTAGCTTTGTTAGGTGTAATTATTACAGCAGTTCTTGTTGTTAAAAAAGTTAAAGGGTCAATTTTATACGGAATCATCATAACATGGGTTTTAGCAATTGTTGCGGAAGGAATTGGCTGGTATGTTCCGGATATGGAAAATACATTCTCTGTTATTCCAAGCGCAATAGCAGCACCTATTGAAACCAGTGGACTATTGTTGTTTAGATTTGATTTTGCAGCACTTGCAAATCTTGATTTTTGGGTCATTATGCTATCCTTTTTGTTTGTAGATTTATTTGATACATTAGGAACACTTATTGGTGTATCCTCAAAAGCAGGGTTTTTAGATAAAGAAGGCAAACTTCCAAAAGCAAAGCAAGCCTTACTTGCAGATGCAATAGGAACTACATTTGGTGCGATGATCGGAACATCAACGACCACAACATATGTGGAGAGTGCAGCAGGTGTAGCGGACGGTGGACGTACCGGACTTACGGCATTGACAACAGCTATTTTATTCTTGTTGGCACTACCATTTGCTCCATTGTTTGCAGCTATTCCATCTTTTGCAACAGCACCAGCCTTAATCATTGTAGGATTTTACATGATGGAATCGGTGATGAAGATTAACTTTGCAGACCCAACAAAAGGTATTCCAGCATTTTTAACTGTAATTGTAATGCCGATTATGTACAGTATATCTGAAGGTATCGCATTTGGTGTTATTAGTTATACAGTAGTTAATGTCTTTTCAAAGAACCGAAAAGATGTGCATCCGTTGATGTATGTGTTGACCATACTCTTTGTTTTAAAATTTATCTTTTTCTAG